The proteins below are encoded in one region of Synechococcus sp. MU1643:
- a CDS encoding adenylosuccinate synthase, whose amino-acid sequence MFLANVVVIGAQWGDEGKGKITDLLSRSADVVVRYQGGVNAGHTIVVDDRVLKLHLIPSGILYPDTICLIGSGTVVDPKVMLGELDMLIANDIDISGLRLASTAHVTMPYHRLLDQAMEKQRGARRIGTTGRGIGPTYADKSQRSGIRVIDLLDEQRLSERLEGPLQEKNELLQTIYGVAPLNAEDVIQEYLEYGKRLAPHVVECTQTIHQAARARKNILFEGAQGTLLDLDHGTYPYVTSSNPVSGGACIGAGVGPTLIDRVIGVAKAYTTRVGEGPFPTELSGSLNDQLTERGGEFGTTTGRQRRCGWFDGVIGRYAVQVNGLDCLAVTKLDVLDELDEIQVCVAYELNGERIEHFPSSADDFAQCKPIFETLPGWQCSTEECRSLEDLPKPAMDYLRFLADLMEVPIAIVSLGASRDQTIVVEDPIHGPKRALLSA is encoded by the coding sequence ATGTTCTTGGCCAACGTTGTCGTCATCGGAGCGCAGTGGGGTGACGAGGGAAAAGGAAAGATCACCGATCTTCTGAGCCGCTCCGCCGATGTGGTGGTTAGGTATCAGGGTGGTGTGAATGCAGGCCACACGATTGTTGTTGACGATCGTGTGCTCAAGCTGCACCTGATTCCCTCTGGAATCCTCTATCCAGACACGATCTGCCTGATCGGATCCGGCACGGTGGTGGATCCCAAGGTGATGCTCGGTGAGCTGGACATGCTCATCGCCAATGACATTGATATTTCAGGGCTTCGCTTGGCATCCACCGCCCACGTGACGATGCCCTACCACCGCCTGCTCGATCAGGCGATGGAGAAGCAGCGGGGGGCACGCCGGATCGGAACCACAGGCCGCGGAATCGGCCCCACCTACGCCGACAAGTCGCAGCGCAGTGGCATCCGCGTCATCGACCTCCTGGACGAACAGCGGCTAAGCGAACGCCTTGAAGGCCCACTTCAAGAGAAGAACGAACTTCTTCAAACCATCTACGGCGTTGCTCCCCTGAACGCCGAAGACGTCATCCAGGAATACCTGGAATACGGCAAGCGACTAGCACCCCACGTGGTGGAGTGCACCCAGACGATTCATCAGGCAGCGCGAGCTCGCAAAAACATCCTGTTTGAAGGTGCCCAGGGCACGCTTTTGGACCTGGACCACGGAACCTACCCGTACGTCACTTCCTCCAATCCAGTTTCCGGAGGTGCCTGCATCGGTGCAGGCGTCGGCCCGACCCTGATTGACCGCGTCATCGGCGTCGCCAAGGCCTACACCACCCGCGTGGGTGAAGGCCCCTTCCCCACCGAACTAAGCGGAAGCCTGAATGACCAGCTCACGGAACGCGGCGGTGAATTCGGCACCACCACTGGCCGGCAACGTCGCTGTGGCTGGTTTGATGGCGTGATCGGTCGCTATGCCGTACAGGTCAACGGCTTGGACTGTCTGGCCGTGACCAAGCTGGATGTTCTGGATGAACTGGACGAAATTCAAGTCTGTGTGGCCTATGAACTCAATGGCGAGCGAATCGAGCACTTCCCGAGCAGTGCCGATGATTTCGCCCAGTGCAAACCCATCTTCGAAACGCTGCCTGGCTGGCAGTGCTCCACCGAAGAATGCCGCAGCCTTGAAGACCTCCCCAAACCGGCCATGGATTACCTGCGCTTCCTCGCCGATTTGATGGAAGTGCCGATCGCCATTGTCTCCCTGGGGGCCAGCCGTGATCAAACCATCGTTGTTGAAGATCCGATCCATGGCCCCAAGCGGGCCTTGTTGAGCGCCTGA
- a CDS encoding proline--tRNA ligase, which yields MRVSRLLLVTLRDVPAEAEITSHQLLLRAGFIRRVGSGIYAYLPLMWRVLQKITAVVREEMNRAGAQETLLPQLHPAELWQKSGRWQGYTAGEGIMFHLKDRQSRELGLGPTHEEVITSLAGELLRSYRQLPVNLFQIQTKFRDEIRPRFGLMRGREFIMKDAYSFHASEADLRETYGDMDQAYRRIFERCGLDAVPVDADSGAIGGAASQEFMVTAEAGEDLILISDDGQYAANQEKAVSIPSAASPLADGPEESVPTPGLGSIESLCVAKGWDPSQVVKVLLFVATLDDDTLQPLLVSLRGDQELNPTKVVNAVSQILNKDVLDCRPITPDDNNRQQIDLIPFGSIGPDLSDEVLQGAKTWEQTFLRLADETASELGSFICGANKPDLHRFNTSWAAMGQKPVNLDLRNARAGDVCTHNPESLLTEKRGIEVGHIFQLGRKYSDAMESRFTNENGKTEPFWMGCYGIGVSRLAQAAVEQHHDDSGICWPTAIAPFEAIVVVANVQDETQAQLGEALYSELQDAGVDVLIDDRKERAGVKFKDADLIGIPWRIVVGRDANEGTVEVVCRSSREVQKLPHAEAVTCLIKALHP from the coding sequence ATGCGCGTCTCCCGCCTGCTGCTGGTGACGCTTCGGGATGTTCCCGCCGAAGCGGAGATCACCTCGCATCAGTTGCTTCTAAGGGCCGGCTTTATCCGTCGCGTTGGATCAGGGATCTACGCCTACCTCCCCTTGATGTGGAGGGTGCTTCAGAAGATCACCGCCGTGGTGCGAGAGGAGATGAACCGCGCTGGCGCCCAAGAAACGTTGCTGCCACAACTACATCCTGCTGAGCTCTGGCAAAAAAGTGGCCGTTGGCAGGGCTACACCGCTGGAGAGGGGATCATGTTTCACCTCAAAGACCGACAAAGCAGAGAGCTGGGGCTTGGCCCAACCCATGAAGAAGTAATCACCAGCCTGGCGGGTGAGCTGCTGAGGTCATACCGGCAGCTCCCAGTGAACCTCTTCCAGATCCAGACCAAATTTCGCGACGAGATCCGTCCCCGCTTTGGCCTGATGCGAGGCCGCGAATTCATCATGAAGGACGCCTACTCCTTCCATGCCAGCGAAGCAGATCTTCGCGAAACCTACGGCGACATGGATCAGGCCTACCGCCGCATCTTTGAACGTTGTGGCCTGGATGCCGTCCCTGTCGATGCCGATAGCGGAGCCATCGGCGGCGCCGCCTCCCAGGAGTTCATGGTGACAGCGGAGGCCGGGGAAGACCTGATCCTGATCAGCGATGACGGCCAATACGCAGCCAATCAAGAAAAGGCTGTTTCGATCCCATCCGCCGCATCTCCTCTCGCCGATGGTCCGGAAGAATCGGTTCCAACTCCTGGGTTGGGCAGCATCGAGAGCCTCTGCGTCGCCAAAGGCTGGGACCCGAGCCAAGTGGTGAAGGTGCTGCTGTTCGTAGCGACGCTCGACGATGACACCCTCCAACCCCTGCTGGTGAGCCTCCGTGGTGACCAAGAGCTCAACCCGACCAAGGTTGTGAACGCCGTCAGCCAAATCCTGAACAAGGATGTTCTCGATTGCCGGCCGATCACACCAGACGACAACAACCGTCAGCAGATTGATCTGATCCCCTTTGGATCGATCGGGCCCGACCTCTCCGATGAAGTCCTGCAGGGAGCCAAGACCTGGGAGCAAACATTCCTGCGTCTGGCGGACGAAACCGCCAGCGAACTCGGCAGCTTTATCTGTGGTGCCAATAAGCCCGATTTGCACCGTTTCAACACCAGCTGGGCCGCCATGGGGCAGAAGCCGGTCAACCTGGATCTGCGCAATGCACGGGCAGGCGACGTCTGCACACACAACCCCGAATCGCTGCTGACTGAAAAAAGGGGCATCGAAGTTGGCCACATTTTCCAGTTGGGCCGGAAATATTCCGATGCCATGGAGAGCCGTTTCACCAACGAGAACGGCAAGACCGAACCGTTCTGGATGGGTTGCTACGGAATCGGCGTTTCCAGGCTGGCGCAGGCTGCCGTCGAACAGCACCACGACGACAGCGGCATCTGTTGGCCGACCGCCATCGCCCCCTTTGAAGCCATCGTTGTTGTTGCCAACGTCCAGGACGAGACCCAGGCCCAGCTTGGGGAAGCGCTCTATTCAGAGCTTCAGGATGCCGGAGTCGATGTGCTCATCGACGACCGCAAAGAACGCGCCGGCGTCAAGTTCAAAGACGCAGATCTGATCGGCATCCCTTGGCGGATCGTGGTGGGACGCGACGCGAACGAGGGAACCGTTGAAGTGGTGTGCCGCAGCAGCCGCGAGGTGCAGAAACTCCCCCATGCTGAGGCTGTGACCTGCCTGATCAAGGCACTCCACCCCTAA
- the psb27 gene encoding photosystem II protein Psb27, with protein MLSALTRLLRPLSRAAIALGLGLCLLLTACSGDAEARLSGDYVEDTVSVSRTLLTVIDLPQDDPTHAEAEADARVLINDYMSRYRPQPRVNGLSSFTTMQTALNSLAGHYASYANRPLPEALHDRIAKELNKAEKSVVRGS; from the coding sequence ATGCTCTCCGCACTGACACGCCTGCTTCGCCCCCTCAGCCGGGCTGCCATAGCCCTTGGTCTGGGATTATGCCTTCTCCTGACAGCCTGCAGTGGGGATGCCGAAGCTCGTCTCAGCGGCGACTACGTGGAAGACACCGTGTCGGTCTCCCGCACCCTGCTAACGGTGATTGACTTGCCTCAGGACGATCCGACCCACGCCGAAGCTGAAGCCGACGCGCGGGTATTGATCAATGACTACATGTCCCGTTATCGGCCCCAACCCCGTGTGAACGGACTCAGCTCCTTCACAACGATGCAAACAGCACTGAATTCTTTGGCTGGTCATTACGCCTCCTACGCCAATCGCCCCCTGCCTGAAGCGCTGCATGACCGCATCGCCAAGGAACTCAACAAGGCTGAGAAATCAGTGGTCCGGGGCAGCTGA